Genomic DNA from Paenibacillus sp. MBLB1832:
GATAGAAGGCAATTTAGTAGGCTGGAAGGTGTTCATAAGGTTTTCATGTACAGGGGGCATTCTGCTACGACCTCAATATCTCTAAAAATAAAGAACATACCCTTTATTGTACCAGAATTTATGCAGCGGACATGAACAGAGCGTGTCGAATTTCCAAATTTTCAAAATGTTGAACGTATTCTCCATTAGTCTTTGCTTTGAATGACGAGCAATAAGCCCGTCGATACTTCGATAAGTCCATTCGCCTCCTGCAGGATATTGCTAATCCCCAAGGACTGTCCAATAGTAAGCGTCGCTTGATGAAGCGGATATTGGAAGCCGTGCAAAGTGATGCCCGTGACTTCCAAGGTAAGCGGAAGCAGCGAAATATGGGTGTACGGCCCGCGCTCCACACGGGTCGTTCGATCAATCACCATCAGATGGTTATGGCCATCTAGGATGGAGCAGGGAATGCCTTGGGCTAAGCCTTTGCGTAGCAGATGCACGTTAGCCAGTGAATGATCGAAGCGTGTGCCGAGTGCGCCGACGAGCAGTATGTGGCTGGGTTGTTGATCCAGCGCCCAATTAAACGCCATTTCTGTATCGGTCAAATCTTTGTAAATCGGATCACAATCGATGAAAGCGTGACTCGACGAACGAATGAGGGCTAATTCCTCTCTCGTGACAGAATCGAAATCTCCCATCGAGATGTGCGGCTGATACCCGTGCTGGATAAGGAAGAGTGCTCCCCGATCCGAGCCGACCAGGATGTCGTCATGATGAATTTCTTCTAACACCCAGTCTCCGAGCGTGCCGCCAGTAATGATCATGATGCGTGCCATATGGTATCCCCCAGGGCGAAATTAACATGTAGTCATGGTTTCATCCCCTTAGTATAACACAGTCCCTGGAAACAGCTATGGGCCAACGGTAGAACGGAGGCG
This window encodes:
- a CDS encoding thiamine diphosphokinase, which codes for MARIMIITGGTLGDWVLEEIHHDDILVGSDRGALFLIQHGYQPHISMGDFDSVTREELALIRSSSHAFIDCDPIYKDLTDTEMAFNWALDQQPSHILLVGALGTRFDHSLANVHLLRKGLAQGIPCSILDGHNHLMVIDRTTRVERGPYTHISLLPLTLEVTGITLHGFQYPLHQATLTIGQSLGISNILQEANGLIEVSTGLLLVIQSKD